One segment of Aquimarina sp. BL5 DNA contains the following:
- a CDS encoding O-antigen ligase, whose protein sequence is MNSLDKTLNILLPLIPISLLISPPVNSILIGLVFALSLVKVYKESAISLISENKMLAYIGICYCVFLLFHIIGLFYTENMGEALSLIKKRAPLFIIPIIFYINYKKINYEKIGTYFTNGVTIACLFTNFNSLYDIYINEYGIDAFYTIYIRFVYEGYMFYGIHPPYFGVIINISIVLIFKVVMIDHKITVLELLKIFVLVLNLFLVSSQMSVGVFLLITMIFFILSLKKYLKIIYLRSFLVISILALLLIVINGKWISETIIEKLEITNRSNIVHRVNHLYNKGDLTRYRNWESGAQVIKENPFFGVGTGDAVDEMQIFRDKKTMIYKKRMNSHNQYIEEMVRFGFLGGVFFLMLIFLLLFYTFTDVVGFSIILIFVFSLFTESILNRQVGVVFFAFFISYLVFRKQSNRLVNEI, encoded by the coding sequence ATGAATTCTTTAGATAAAACTTTAAATATACTTTTGCCATTAATACCGATTTCTCTATTGATATCACCTCCGGTTAATTCTATTTTGATTGGATTGGTCTTTGCTTTGAGTTTAGTTAAAGTTTATAAAGAAAGTGCTATAAGCTTGATTTCAGAAAATAAAATGTTGGCGTATATAGGCATATGCTATTGTGTTTTTCTGTTATTTCATATAATTGGATTGTTTTATACTGAGAATATGGGTGAGGCGTTGTCTCTAATTAAGAAAAGAGCGCCCTTGTTTATAATACCTATAATTTTTTATATAAACTATAAAAAAATAAACTATGAAAAGATTGGTACATATTTTACAAATGGAGTTACTATAGCTTGCCTTTTTACAAATTTTAATTCATTATATGATATTTATATAAACGAATATGGTATCGATGCCTTTTACACTATTTATATTAGATTTGTATATGAGGGATATATGTTTTACGGCATTCATCCTCCATATTTTGGTGTAATTATTAATATATCAATTGTTTTAATCTTTAAGGTTGTAATGATTGATCATAAGATTACAGTTCTAGAATTATTAAAGATATTCGTACTTGTCCTGAACTTATTTTTAGTTTCTAGTCAAATGTCGGTAGGTGTTTTTTTACTGATTACCATGATTTTCTTTATTTTGTCATTAAAGAAGTATCTAAAGATAATATACTTAAGGAGTTTCCTGGTTATTTCTATATTAGCTTTACTTCTAATTGTTATTAATGGTAAGTGGATTTCTGAAACAATTATAGAAAAACTAGAAATAACGAATAGGAGTAATATAGTGCATAGAGTAAATCATCTTTATAATAAAGGAGATTTGACAAGATACAGAAATTGGGAATCAGGAGCCCAAGTAATAAAAGAGAATCCATTTTTTGGAGTTGGTACTGGAGATGCAGTAGATGAGATGCAAATATTTAGAGATAAAAAAACTATGATCTACAAAAAAAGAATGAATTCTCATAATCAATATATAGAGGAAATGGTAAGATTTGGTTTTTTGGGAGGTGTTTTTTTTCTTATGCTTATTTTTTTGCTGTTATTTTATACATTTACAGACGTCGTAGGTTTCTCTATAATTTTGATATTTGTCTTTTCCCTGTTTACTGAATCAATTTTGAACAGACAGGTTGGTGTAGTGTTCTTTGCATTTTTTATAAGCTATTTAGTTTTTAGAAAACAATCAAACAGACTGGTTAATGAAATTTGA
- a CDS encoding glycosyltransferase family 4 protein translates to MNNRKKELAIIHVVNHMDYGGCQKIVYNIINGIYNNFNDIFLLSRPGHYSDMIKVIDNVEFIDRSEFNFIKIIKFLFQLKREYSKIIVHTHNRNDILLKFFLNKKHVHLHTFHSAYLDKNYIYKFLKPQYSFSISSTVKKYLEKHNIKSTIIYNGIEIKDVKYRREFNYTSPKLLYVGRISKEKGLRELLEAVLSMNLKPFKKFTLDIIGNGDLIDDYKEYAKRNSNNKTSLNFLGFKSDPWERINEYDLLVIPSHFEGFCLVGAEAASMGVPIIANDILALREVLDFLPNECFFDIKKNDSVQQTIDYALNHRALICDLSNKGIDNATRKFSNKNMIKQYLKFYEFFR, encoded by the coding sequence ATGAATAACAGGAAAAAGGAATTAGCGATTATTCATGTGGTTAATCATATGGATTACGGAGGATGTCAAAAGATTGTCTACAATATCATTAATGGTATTTATAACAACTTTAATGATATTTTTTTACTTTCAAGACCCGGCCATTATAGTGATATGATCAAAGTGATTGATAATGTTGAGTTCATTGATCGGTCAGAATTTAATTTCATTAAGATTATAAAGTTTCTTTTTCAACTCAAAAGAGAATATTCCAAAATCATTGTTCATACTCATAATAGAAACGACATACTTCTTAAGTTTTTTTTAAATAAAAAGCACGTTCATCTTCATACATTCCATAGTGCTTATCTTGACAAAAATTATATCTATAAATTCTTAAAACCACAGTATTCTTTTAGTATTTCTTCTACTGTCAAAAAGTACTTAGAAAAACATAATATTAAAAGTACTATAATTTATAATGGTATTGAGATTAAAGATGTCAAATATCGACGAGAGTTTAATTACACCAGTCCAAAACTATTATATGTTGGAAGGATTAGTAAAGAAAAAGGGCTACGGGAATTATTAGAAGCAGTATTATCAATGAATCTTAAACCATTCAAGAAATTTACTCTTGACATAATTGGTAATGGAGACTTAATCGATGATTATAAGGAATATGCAAAAAGAAATAGTAATAATAAAACCTCCTTAAATTTCTTGGGTTTCAAAAGCGATCCTTGGGAACGAATTAATGAGTATGATTTATTAGTGATCCCTTCTCATTTTGAAGGGTTTTGTTTGGTTGGAGCAGAGGCAGCTTCAATGGGAGTTCCAATAATTGCAAATGATATTTTAGCGTTGAGAGAGGTACTGGACTTTTTACCGAATGAATGCTTTTTTGATATAAAGAAAAATGACTCTGTCCAACAGACTATTGACTATGCATTAAATCACAGAGCACTAATTTGTGATCTTTCTAATAAAGGAATCGATAATGCTACAAGAAAGTTTAGCAATAAGAACATGATAAAACAATATTTAAAATTCTATGAATTCTTTAGATAA
- a CDS encoding polysaccharide pyruvyl transferase family protein, which yields MKNIHTITFHHVLNYGAVLQAYALAKFLKQEGYEVEVLDYRPSYFMFQTYRPAKGLLKTINKAKKNIRFYKFRRDFLPLSKNTFFSVFKLKKKFANSNDYFICGSDQVWNANLTKDKIDKGYFLDFLPKKAIKISYAASMGNTGFDANHTEAKEVLSSFHKILVREDFAQNEINKISNNTIDSSIVVDPTLLLNNYNEILDFSLVPNEPYLVSYLTENSKEVKEYIRKVVKMTGLPLINLGHHYIEDAQKNYLYESPSKWLGVFSKATMVCTNSFHGNAYSLIFKRNFTVFSRSTKKELNRRQLTLLENLGLEHRFIYKIDDLKEEHLKDIDYNKVNPKYDTLVNKSKKLLIDAIENLDSKEV from the coding sequence ATGAAAAACATACATACTATTACATTTCACCATGTGCTTAACTATGGAGCAGTGTTGCAAGCATATGCATTAGCAAAATTTTTAAAACAGGAAGGCTATGAAGTCGAAGTTTTGGATTACAGACCTTCTTACTTTATGTTTCAGACCTATCGGCCAGCAAAAGGACTTCTTAAAACGATAAATAAGGCTAAAAAGAACATTCGTTTTTATAAGTTTAGAAGAGATTTTTTACCACTATCAAAAAACACATTTTTTAGTGTGTTTAAGTTAAAAAAGAAATTTGCAAATAGTAATGATTATTTTATTTGCGGAAGTGATCAAGTTTGGAATGCTAATTTGACAAAAGATAAAATCGATAAAGGTTATTTTTTGGATTTCTTACCAAAGAAGGCCATAAAAATTTCTTACGCAGCTAGTATGGGAAATACTGGTTTCGATGCAAATCATACTGAAGCAAAAGAGGTTTTAAGCTCATTTCATAAAATCTTGGTAAGAGAGGACTTTGCTCAAAACGAAATTAACAAGATTTCTAATAATACGATTGATTCGAGTATTGTTGTAGATCCAACATTGCTATTAAATAATTATAATGAAATATTAGACTTCTCATTAGTTCCCAACGAACCCTACCTTGTTTCTTATCTTACGGAGAATAGTAAAGAAGTTAAAGAATATATTAGAAAAGTAGTAAAGATGACTGGATTACCCCTTATTAATCTTGGACATCATTATATAGAAGATGCTCAAAAGAACTATCTATATGAATCTCCATCAAAATGGCTTGGTGTATTCTCTAAAGCAACAATGGTGTGTACCAACTCTTTTCATGGAAATGCCTACTCACTTATCTTTAAAAGAAATTTTACTGTATTTAGCAGAAGCACGAAAAAAGAGCTTAATAGAAGGCAACTTACATTGTTAGAAAATTTAGGGCTAGAACATAGGTTTATTTATAAAATTGATGATCTTAAAGAGGAACATTTAAAGGACATTGATTATAATAAGGTAAACCCGAAATATGATACACTTGTAAATAAGTCTAAAAAATTATTGATAGATGCGATTGAAAATTTAGACAGTAAAGAAGTTTAA
- a CDS encoding FAD-binding protein, whose product MNLRENYSLKSYNTFGVNVESKSFFEFKEVKELDSFSKEKINESTDVFILGGGSNVLFRKNFEGIIIHSINEDILKINEDKENVYLEVGAGLEWDKFVAYCVENQYYGIENLSLIPGNIGAAPVQNIGAYGTEVNEVIHQVKAYDIIKKEEVVLTNQQCEFSYRNSIFKKDAFKKTVITSVVFKLSKIAPYKLRIRSYKGIYVFKLFQHLIQIFKDFIKALKTLKINFKKRAISIDYRVLRSIFENLGFISLKNIRKTIIAKRNSKIPSPSVVGNVGSFFKNPIVDIEKAKSIKSDYPNAVIYPLNKSQVKISAGWLIKQCGWQGKNDKSVGLYKDQTLIIVNFGDAEGNEIYDFSEKIYASVFKKFSIQLEREVVIVN is encoded by the coding sequence ATGAATTTACGAGAGAATTATTCGTTAAAGTCGTATAATACGTTTGGAGTAAACGTTGAATCTAAGAGCTTCTTTGAGTTTAAAGAAGTAAAAGAACTAGATTCTTTTTCAAAAGAGAAAATAAATGAATCTACCGATGTATTTATTTTAGGAGGAGGAAGTAATGTTCTTTTTAGAAAGAATTTTGAAGGCATAATTATTCATTCAATCAACGAAGATATACTTAAAATAAATGAAGATAAAGAAAACGTTTATTTAGAGGTCGGAGCTGGTCTAGAATGGGATAAGTTTGTGGCTTATTGCGTAGAAAACCAATATTATGGTATTGAAAACTTATCGTTGATTCCAGGTAATATCGGAGCAGCACCAGTACAAAATATAGGTGCCTATGGAACGGAAGTGAATGAAGTAATACACCAAGTAAAAGCATATGATATTATTAAGAAAGAAGAGGTCGTATTAACCAATCAACAATGCGAGTTTTCTTATAGAAACAGTATTTTTAAGAAGGATGCATTTAAAAAAACGGTTATTACATCCGTGGTATTTAAGTTATCCAAAATTGCTCCGTATAAGTTGAGAATAAGATCGTATAAAGGAATATATGTATTTAAATTATTCCAACATTTAATACAAATTTTTAAGGACTTCATAAAGGCTTTAAAAACATTGAAGATTAACTTCAAAAAGCGGGCTATTAGTATAGACTATAGAGTGTTGAGAAGTATTTTTGAAAATTTAGGTTTTATTTCTTTAAAAAATATTCGAAAAACAATCATTGCTAAAAGAAACTCAAAAATCCCTAGTCCGAGTGTTGTAGGAAATGTAGGTAGTTTTTTTAAGAACCCTATAGTGGATATAGAAAAAGCTAAATCCATTAAATCGGATTATCCTAACGCTGTAATTTACCCGTTAAATAAAAGTCAAGTAAAAATTTCTGCTGGATGGTTGATTAAGCAATGTGGTTGGCAAGGAAAAAATGACAAAAGTGTTGGTTTATATAAAGATCAGACATTAATAATTGTTAATTTCGGAGACGCCGAAGGCAACGAAATTTATGATTTTTCAGAAAAGATATATGCTTCAGTTTTTAAAAAGTTTAGCATCCAATTAGAAAGGGAAGTAGTAATAGTCAATTAA
- a CDS encoding flippase: protein MTKSKIDKSKVFNLIWGVLGKLFSGVKLALLGIIIARYLGPEDFGVISYVVSFVSLLSVLAEFRLQSILIREFSTKESSPNELLGTSFRICFFFATVGYLILSIVVLNIKDDFNVKLYILIYGISYFFQAIRFLRAYFIAGFSNKMIIKAEVATTVIVLITGLLLIYGEATIIYFVVLRTIDFFVFSLLLILLYKSQRKSVSSWKYNKELRIKLVKDSLPLVLSGFAIIVFQRVDQIMLRLFIDDYAVGQYSAAVSITSIISFVPIILSESIVPTLIKKKENNFEAYKKFRQRFSDYMTWGSLFLSTFILVLSPIIIKILYGDDYLPAIEVMKIFSFKGALVAMGAVAGQIMIIENIHQIAYIKSIVGGIANIVLNFVLIVELGMIGAVWASIAAFFLSSYFVHLFMKRYRYLFWIQTKSLVFGLYYIFVDSREILRKELYQK, encoded by the coding sequence GTGACTAAGAGTAAAATTGATAAGAGCAAGGTCTTTAACTTAATTTGGGGAGTTCTCGGAAAATTATTTTCAGGAGTTAAATTAGCTTTATTAGGTATTATTATTGCTAGGTATTTAGGTCCTGAGGATTTTGGTGTAATTAGTTATGTAGTAAGTTTTGTTTCTCTGCTTTCTGTCTTAGCAGAATTTAGACTTCAGAGTATATTAATAAGAGAGTTTTCTACAAAAGAAAGTAGTCCTAATGAATTATTAGGCACTTCATTTCGCATTTGTTTCTTTTTTGCTACTGTTGGGTATTTGATTTTATCCATTGTGGTTTTAAATATTAAAGATGACTTTAATGTAAAACTCTATATTCTTATCTATGGAATCAGTTACTTTTTTCAGGCAATTCGCTTCTTAAGAGCATATTTCATAGCTGGTTTTAGTAATAAAATGATCATTAAGGCAGAAGTAGCAACCACAGTAATAGTATTGATTACTGGTTTATTGTTAATTTATGGAGAAGCTACAATCATTTACTTCGTTGTTTTAAGAACCATTGATTTTTTTGTATTTTCCTTGTTATTAATCCTTCTTTACAAGAGTCAGCGTAAATCCGTAAGCAGCTGGAAATATAATAAAGAGTTAAGAATAAAACTTGTCAAAGATTCTTTGCCATTGGTGTTATCAGGTTTTGCAATTATTGTATTCCAAAGAGTTGATCAAATTATGTTGCGCCTTTTTATTGATGATTATGCAGTTGGACAATACTCCGCAGCCGTCTCCATAACCAGTATTATAAGTTTTGTTCCGATTATTTTATCTGAGTCAATTGTTCCAACATTGATTAAAAAGAAGGAAAATAATTTTGAGGCATATAAAAAGTTCAGGCAAAGATTTTCAGATTATATGACATGGGGGAGTTTGTTTTTATCTACATTTATTTTAGTACTATCTCCTATCATAATTAAAATTCTTTATGGAGATGATTATCTACCAGCTATTGAGGTAATGAAAATTTTTTCCTTTAAAGGAGCTTTAGTGGCTATGGGAGCAGTTGCTGGTCAAATTATGATAATAGAAAACATTCACCAAATTGCTTATATAAAAAGCATTGTAGGTGGTATAGCAAATATTGTTCTTAATTTTGTGCTGATTGTAGAATTAGGAATGATAGGGGCTGTTTGGGCATCAATAGCTGCTTTTTTTCTATCCTCCTATTTCGTTCATCTTTTTATGAAAAGATATCGATATTTGTTTTGGATTCAAACAAAAAGCTTAGTTTTTGGTTTATACTATATTTTTGTTGACAGTAGAGAAATTTTAAGAAAAGAATTATATCAGAAGTAG
- the wecC gene encoding UDP-N-acetyl-D-mannosamine dehydrogenase, which produces MNNKPSVVMVGLGYIGLPTAALIAQNRTYVHGVDVNEKVVDTINAGKIHIVEPELDEAVSEAVKNGYLRANTKPVQGDTYLIVVPTPFKDKNEPDISFVEAATKAIIPLLKEDDLYIIESTSPVGTTEKMMELIYSVRPELDGNLNIAYCPERVLPGNVMYELVHNDRVIGGVDKKSTKKAVSFYRQFIKGELHKTNARTAEMCKLVENSSRDVQIAFANELSLICDKADINVWELIDLANKHPRVNILQPGCGVGGHCIAVDPYFIVADYPMESQIIGKAREINNYKSFWCAEKVQNAKLEFQLKHGRKPSIAIMGLAFKPNIDDLRESPAKYIAQKVLQNANNEEYYIVEPNIETHSVFKLTDYKEACDKADIIVFLVAHKEFLNLKISLDKRIIDFCGVSKK; this is translated from the coding sequence ATGAATAATAAGCCAAGTGTTGTAATGGTCGGTTTGGGGTACATTGGACTTCCCACTGCTGCTTTAATCGCGCAAAATAGAACATATGTTCACGGAGTTGATGTTAATGAAAAAGTTGTAGACACGATTAATGCGGGCAAAATTCATATTGTGGAGCCAGAATTAGATGAAGCTGTCTCCGAAGCTGTTAAGAATGGATATCTTAGGGCGAATACAAAACCAGTGCAAGGTGATACGTATTTGATTGTAGTGCCTACACCATTCAAAGATAAAAATGAACCGGATATTTCATTTGTGGAAGCAGCAACGAAGGCCATTATTCCGTTATTAAAGGAAGATGATTTATATATTATAGAGTCTACTTCTCCAGTAGGAACAACAGAAAAAATGATGGAGTTAATTTACTCTGTAAGACCTGAATTGGATGGAAATCTTAACATTGCTTATTGTCCTGAGAGAGTTTTACCGGGGAATGTTATGTATGAATTAGTTCATAACGATAGAGTTATAGGCGGTGTTGATAAAAAATCTACTAAAAAAGCTGTCTCTTTTTATCGTCAATTTATAAAAGGAGAATTACATAAAACAAATGCGCGTACTGCTGAAATGTGTAAGTTGGTTGAAAACTCCTCTCGGGATGTACAAATTGCTTTTGCTAATGAACTTTCTTTAATTTGTGATAAAGCAGATATTAATGTATGGGAATTGATAGACTTGGCAAATAAACACCCAAGAGTTAATATTCTGCAACCTGGATGTGGAGTAGGCGGCCATTGTATCGCTGTTGATCCGTATTTTATAGTTGCCGATTATCCAATGGAGTCTCAAATAATCGGAAAGGCAAGAGAAATAAATAATTATAAATCATTTTGGTGTGCAGAGAAAGTGCAAAATGCAAAACTCGAATTTCAATTAAAGCATGGTAGAAAACCCAGTATCGCTATAATGGGGCTTGCCTTTAAACCCAATATTGATGATTTGAGGGAATCTCCTGCCAAATATATTGCTCAGAAAGTATTACAAAACGCCAATAATGAAGAATATTACATTGTTGAGCCTAATATAGAAACACATAGTGTGTTTAAGCTCACTGATTACAAAGAAGCCTGTGACAAAGCAGATATTATTGTTTTTCTTGTAGCACACAAAGAATTCCTAAATCTTAAGATTAGCCTAGATAAAAGGATAATCGATTTTTGTGGAGTTTCTAAAAAATAA
- the wecB gene encoding non-hydrolyzing UDP-N-acetylglucosamine 2-epimerase, whose protein sequence is MKKNLIVFGTRPEAIKMAPLVKEFQKHKDVFETKVCITAQHREMLDQVLSFFEIVPDFDLDLMKPNQNLHGLTADIITGLKPILEEFSPDFVYVHGDTTTTMASSIASFYSGAKVCHVEAGLRTFDMKSPFPEEMNRCVTGVISDIHFSPTDTSKQNLINESKREDSILITGNTVIDALKFSVDKVNVEGFNDEEIENLKKIVDPNKKLILVTGHRRENHGQGFINICEALKHIAINNPETQIIYPVHLNPNVQKPVYELLNEVDDIQLISPLSYPAFVWLMNQSYLIITDSGGVQEEAPSLGKPVLVMRDTTERPEAVDAGTVILVGTDKDKIITKTEKLLIDTASYEGMSRLHNPYGDGKACQRIVEHISKF, encoded by the coding sequence ATGAAAAAAAACCTAATTGTTTTTGGAACAAGACCAGAAGCTATTAAAATGGCACCTTTAGTAAAAGAATTTCAAAAACACAAAGATGTTTTTGAAACAAAGGTATGCATTACAGCGCAACATAGAGAAATGTTAGATCAGGTATTATCTTTTTTTGAGATTGTGCCGGATTTTGATTTAGATTTAATGAAACCAAATCAAAATTTACATGGCTTAACTGCGGATATTATAACAGGGTTAAAACCAATATTAGAAGAATTTAGCCCAGATTTTGTATATGTTCATGGAGACACAACTACTACTATGGCATCAAGTATAGCCTCATTTTATTCTGGAGCAAAAGTTTGTCACGTGGAAGCTGGTTTAAGAACCTTTGATATGAAGTCTCCTTTTCCTGAAGAAATGAATAGGTGTGTTACAGGGGTTATCTCGGATATTCACTTTTCTCCTACAGATACTTCGAAACAGAATTTAATAAACGAAAGTAAACGTGAGGATTCTATATTAATTACGGGAAATACTGTTATTGACGCACTTAAGTTTAGTGTAGACAAAGTTAATGTTGAAGGTTTTAATGATGAAGAAATAGAGAATCTCAAGAAGATTGTTGATCCTAATAAGAAATTAATTCTTGTCACTGGGCATAGACGAGAGAACCATGGTCAGGGCTTTATAAACATTTGCGAGGCATTAAAGCATATTGCAATTAATAATCCAGAGACCCAAATCATTTATCCTGTCCACTTGAATCCAAATGTACAAAAACCAGTATATGAACTTTTGAATGAAGTAGATGATATTCAGTTAATATCACCACTTTCATATCCTGCGTTTGTTTGGTTAATGAATCAATCATATTTAATTATAACTGATAGCGGCGGTGTCCAAGAAGAAGCACCAAGTTTAGGGAAACCTGTATTAGTAATGAGAGATACTACAGAAAGACCTGAAGCTGTGGACGCGGGTACGGTAATTTTAGTAGGAACGGATAAAGATAAAATAATTACCAAAACAGAAAAGCTTTTGATTGACACAGCATCATACGAAGGTATGAGTAGATTGCATAATCCTTATGGAGATGGTAAGGCTTGTCAAAGAATAGTAGAACATATTTCAAAATTTTAA
- the rfbD gene encoding dTDP-4-dehydrorhamnose reductase gives MNLKEKNNTKVLITGGDGQLGKCIKVLEINYPTLDLYFTNFKELDITDKENIALFFKNYSFDYVINCAAYTNVELSEKESERAFLVNAVGVKNLAEVCFLNKTVLIHISTDYVFDGEKGTPYTEEDIPNPMNEYGKSKLVGEQYLQKTLKKYFIVRTSWLYSEFGNNFFKTILKKSKNEKELTIVTSETGTPTNANDLAEFILNIIKSTSSKYGIYHFSNEGEATWYDFAYEILKSSGKLDSIKLEKADNYPTFAQRPKYSVLSKIKSVESFGLRILDWKDSLKKLYSKY, from the coding sequence ATGAATCTTAAAGAAAAAAATAACACAAAAGTTCTGATAACTGGCGGAGATGGTCAATTAGGAAAATGTATAAAAGTATTAGAGATTAATTATCCGACTTTAGATTTGTATTTCACAAATTTTAAGGAGTTAGACATTACAGATAAAGAAAATATAGCTCTTTTTTTTAAAAATTATTCTTTCGATTATGTAATTAACTGCGCTGCATATACTAATGTTGAATTATCAGAAAAAGAGAGTGAGAGGGCTTTTTTAGTGAATGCAGTAGGAGTAAAGAATTTGGCTGAAGTTTGCTTTTTAAATAAAACAGTTTTAATTCATATTTCAACCGATTATGTGTTTGATGGAGAAAAAGGAACTCCATATACTGAAGAAGATATTCCTAATCCAATGAATGAGTACGGGAAGTCTAAATTGGTAGGGGAGCAATATCTCCAGAAGACGCTTAAAAAGTATTTCATTGTAAGAACTTCTTGGTTATATTCTGAATTTGGTAATAATTTTTTTAAAACCATTCTAAAAAAGTCAAAAAATGAGAAGGAATTAACAATTGTAACATCAGAAACGGGTACTCCAACCAATGCGAATGATTTAGCTGAGTTCATTCTAAACATTATAAAAAGTACTTCTTCAAAATATGGGATTTATCATTTCAGTAATGAGGGAGAAGCTACATGGTATGATTTTGCATATGAGATTTTAAAAAGTTCCGGTAAACTGGACTCAATAAAGCTTGAAAAAGCAGATAATTACCCTACTTTTGCACAAAGACCAAAATATAGTGTTTTAAGTAAAATAAAAAGTGTTGAATCTTTTGGTTTAAGGATTTTAGACTGGAAAGATTCGTTGAAAAAACTATATTCAAAATACTAG
- the rfbC gene encoding dTDP-4-dehydrorhamnose 3,5-epimerase — protein MEIEKTNIEGCFILKPRVFKDERGSFFESFNQKTFEKLTGLKINFVQDNQSTSTKGVLRGLHFQKGEYAQAKLVRVTRGSVLDVAVDLRQDSPTLGKHFAIELNDQNNYQLFVPSGFAHGFIVLSDEAVFNYKCDNYYHKEAESGIRYDDFDLEIDWKLKSSEILLSEKDNILSNFSELNK, from the coding sequence TTGGAAATAGAAAAAACAAATATCGAAGGCTGTTTTATATTGAAACCAAGAGTATTCAAAGACGAAAGAGGTTCTTTTTTCGAAAGCTTTAATCAAAAAACATTTGAGAAGTTAACCGGATTGAAAATTAACTTTGTTCAAGACAACCAGTCAACTTCTACAAAAGGTGTTTTAAGAGGATTACATTTCCAGAAGGGGGAATATGCTCAAGCAAAGCTAGTAAGAGTAACAAGGGGTAGCGTGTTAGATGTAGCTGTAGATCTAAGACAGGATTCACCTACTCTTGGAAAACATTTTGCAATAGAATTAAATGATCAAAATAATTACCAGTTATTTGTTCCTAGTGGTTTTGCCCATGGATTTATTGTATTAAGTGATGAAGCTGTTTTTAATTATAAATGCGATAATTACTATCATAAAGAAGCAGAATCTGGAATTAGATACGATGATTTCGATTTAGAAATCGATTGGAAACTAAAATCATCAGAAATTTTATTATCAGAGAAAGATAATATTTTGTCTAATTTTAGTGAATTAAATAAATAA
- the rfbA gene encoding glucose-1-phosphate thymidylyltransferase RfbA, translating into MKGIILAGGSGTRLHPLTLAISKQLMPVYDKPMIYYPLSTLMSAGIREILIISTPLDLPLFKKLLGDGKKYGCEFEYAIQKEPNGLAEAFIIGESFIGRDKVALVLGDNIFYGSGLEELLESNNDPSGGIIYAYHVQDPERYGVVDFDSKGNAISIEEKPKFPKSNYAVPGIYFYDNEVVRIAKNIKPSERGELEITDINNEYLKERKLRVSILDKGTAWLDTGTFNSLMQASQFVQVIEERQGLKIGAIEEVAYKKGFITKNQLEELAKPLIKSGYGKYLLQLD; encoded by the coding sequence ATGAAAGGAATCATATTAGCCGGAGGATCAGGCACGCGTTTACATCCACTAACGCTAGCAATAAGTAAACAATTAATGCCGGTGTATGATAAACCTATGATTTATTATCCGCTTTCTACACTAATGTCTGCTGGAATTAGAGAAATCCTAATTATTTCTACTCCATTGGATTTACCGTTATTTAAAAAATTATTAGGTGATGGCAAGAAGTATGGATGTGAGTTTGAATATGCAATTCAGAAGGAACCGAATGGACTGGCAGAAGCATTTATTATTGGTGAAAGTTTTATTGGAAGAGATAAGGTTGCATTAGTTTTAGGAGACAATATCTTTTACGGTTCTGGTTTGGAGGAACTTTTGGAAAGTAATAATGATCCGAGTGGAGGAATCATCTATGCGTATCATGTGCAAGATCCTGAAAGATACGGTGTAGTAGATTTTGATAGCAAAGGAAACGCAATATCAATAGAAGAAAAACCAAAATTCCCCAAGTCTAATTATGCTGTCCCAGGAATTTATTTTTATGATAATGAAGTGGTTAGAATTGCTAAAAATATCAAACCAAGTGAAAGAGGAGAATTAGAGATCACTGATATAAACAATGAATATCTTAAAGAAAGAAAACTAAGAGTAAGTATATTAGACAAGGGTACTGCTTGGTTAGACACCGGAACATTTAATTCTTTAATGCAGGCATCTCAATTTGTTCAGGTAATAGAAGAACGTCAAGGCTTAAAAATAGGAGCAATAGAAGAGGTAGCATATAAAAAAGGTTTTATAACCAAGAATCAACTTGAGGAATTAGCAAAACCTCTAATTAAAAGCGGTTATGGAAAATATTTATTACAATTGGATTAA